In Janthinobacterium sp. B9-8, the genomic stretch GCCTGCTGCTCTGCCGTGGCGACTTGCTTTACAAACAGCGAGTAATGACCATCCTGCGCCTTAGCACTGGCCGTTACCGTAGCAACCCCTTCCTGACTCAAAGCTGCAACATGGGCCACGACCGATTTCTTGCCACTTAAACCACCCAGCGTGGTTTTAAAATCTTGCAGTGTTTTTTGCAGCTGAACCAAGGCATCAGAACGCGCTTTATTATCTTTGGTCCGCGTGTCATTACGGCTTTGCGCCTGCTGTACTGCATAGCTGGCAACTTGGCTGGCCAGTTGCTGGGGATTAATTTCTGCCATGGCGTTTTGTCCGTAAAAGCAAATTAGAGGATTCTAATTAAACAAGGCGACCAAAGCCTTGCCATTAAAAAATGTAAATAATTACACCAACCCTCTTCTACGCAAATAAGCTTGCGTAGCCGTTTCATCAGATAACTTTTGCAAAGCCCGCTCACGCAGCTTTTGCAGTGCTATACGCTCTTGCTCGCCTAATTTATCCATCACTTCACGGCGCGCTACAGCCGCTAATAAATCTTTGCGTGCCACCGCCAGATCGGCATCACCCAAGGCTAAGTCTTGCTTTTGCAAGGTGATTAGATTGAGCAGCGAATGTTTAAACGCGCTGGCATTGATCGCCAAAGCAGGGTGCGGCATAGCGCTTGCGCCTAGGTGCTGGCAAAGCGATTCCATGCGGCTGATATTTTTTTGATAGCGCTGCGTCAGCTGGTGCTTATCACGCACCACGGTTTCTTGCTTATCCACATCACTTTGGCGTAAACGCAGCATCAGTGCTAAACGCTGCACGGCTTGGGGCGTACTCATTGCAATAGCGCCTTTAAATCGGCCAGTGAATCGGCCAGCGGTGCGGCTTCATTCACGGCCTGCTGTAAATAGGCTTCGATACGCGGAAATAAACGCACCGCTCTATCGGTTTCTGCATCGATACCCGGCACATAAGCGCCCAAGGGGATCAGATCTCGCACTTCGCGGTAGCGCGATAACAGCGCCTTAATCTGCCGCGACACGGCGTTATGCTCACCACTGCTGATTTGGCTCATACAACGGCTAACTGATTGCGCAATATCGATGGCGGGGAAATGCCCGCGCTCGGCCAGCTGGCGTGATAAGACAATATGGCCATCTAAAATGGCTCTGGCGGTATCAACCACCGGGTCTTGCTGATCATCCCCTTCGGCCAGCACGGTATAAATCGCCGTCATACTGCCCTGCGGATTTTCGCCATTGCCTGCGCTTTCAGCCAGATTAGGCAATAGCCCGAACACCGATGGCGGATAACCACGGGTTGCGGGTGGCTCGCCCAGAGCCAAAGCCACTTCGCGCTGCGCCATGGCGTAGCGAGTGAGCGAATCCACCAGCAGCAAAACACGATGGCCCTGATCACGATAATGGGCAGCAATGCTGTGGCAAAGCTCGGTGGCGTTCAAACGCATCAGCGGCGATTCATCGGCAGGGGCCACCACCAGCACGGCTTTTGCCAAGCCCTCCGCGCCCAGCGAGTGATCGACAAACTCACGCACTTCACGGCCACGCTCACCGATCAGGCCAACGACTACGATATCGGCCGAGGTATTACGAGTAATCATTCCCAGCAGCACGCTTTTACCCACGCCACTACCGGCAAATAAACCGACGCGCTGGCCCTTGCCTAAAGACAGCAAACCATTAATGGCGCGCACGCCAATATCTAGCGGCTCGACCACCGGCTGTTTACGCAGGGGATTAATTTTGGGAGGTGCGGCAGCCAACGGTTTGTCTCCTCCTAGCGGGCCAAGATCATCCATCGGCTCGCCCAAGCCATTCACAATCCGGCCCAGCCACGATTCACCAATCATCAGCGAGCTGGTCTGCGGTGCGGCCTGCACTCTCGCGCCCGCCAGCAAGCCAACCGGCTTTTTGAAAGGCATTAAAAATGAAACTTCACGGCGAAAGCCAACCATCTGCGCCTGAATCCACTCCCCTGATGAGGTTTCAATCAGGCAACGCTGGCCGGTTTCTAAGGGGCAACCAATACTTTCTAATAAGATACCCGTCACGCCAATCAGGCGTCCGGTCATCGTGGCAACAGGAACGTCATTTAAATCTAAGCGGCGCAGCGCGTCACCAATCACACTCATTCGGCAACCTGCACCAGCTGCTCTTTCAATTGATCCATGCACAGATCCAAACGCTGCATACAACCCGCATCGGCTTCCATTTCTGCACTGCGAATCCGGCACTCGCCCGGCGCCAGATCCGGATCGGCCACCAGCTGCCAGCGTGCGGCGCGCTCTGGGGCCAGCTCAATCACACGCTGGCATTCTTCGGCATTTAAATGCACGGCAACCGAGGTATTCGTTTGCGACGTTGCTGCTAGGGTTTCATCGACCAAGGCCAGCAATTGCACCGGCTGTAAAGTCAGCTCACAGCGAATCACCTGCTTGGCGACCTTGGCCACCAAATCAACCACTTCTTGGCGCAAGGCCAGTTGGTAATCATCGCTCGCTCGCTGCACCTGTTGTAAAAGCTGCTCCATCAGGGCGGCTTTCTCATCAAAGCGTGCTAAGGCAGCCAACCTTGCTTCGGCCTCGCCTTGAGCAAGACCCGCCGCGTGGCCTTCGGCAAAACCTGCCGCATCGCCGCTGATTAAACCCTCGGCATGACCATCGTTATGGCCGCTATCCCAACCCTGTTGATAAGCCTCGGCGGACAAGGGTGCAGCATCTTCGGTATGGCTAGACTGAGCTTGTAAGCGCTGTAAAGAAGGAAAACGATGAGGGCGAACCGATTTCACTCGACCACCGCCTCTGGAAAGAGTTGTAAATCAATTTCGCCCGTGCTGGCTAATTCGCGCACGATGGCCATAATTTCTTTACGAACTTCTTCCACGCGGCTCAGCGGCACGGGGCCGGAGCGGCGCATCATATCTTCGAAGCTTTGAGCCTGACGGCGTGGCATAGTTTGGGTAATCGCCTGAC encodes the following:
- a CDS encoding flagellar export protein FliJ — translated: MSTPQAVQRLALMLRLRQSDVDKQETVVRDKHQLTQRYQKNISRMESLCQHLGASAMPHPALAINASAFKHSLLNLITLQKQDLALGDADLAVARKDLLAAVARREVMDKLGEQERIALQKLRERALQKLSDETATQAYLRRRGLV
- the fliI gene encoding flagellar protein export ATPase FliI, which codes for MIGDALRRLDLNDVPVATMTGRLIGVTGILLESIGCPLETGQRCLIETSSGEWIQAQMVGFRREVSFLMPFKKPVGLLAGARVQAAPQTSSLMIGESWLGRIVNGLGEPMDDLGPLGGDKPLAAAPPKINPLRKQPVVEPLDIGVRAINGLLSLGKGQRVGLFAGSGVGKSVLLGMITRNTSADIVVVGLIGERGREVREFVDHSLGAEGLAKAVLVVAPADESPLMRLNATELCHSIAAHYRDQGHRVLLLVDSLTRYAMAQREVALALGEPPATRGYPPSVFGLLPNLAESAGNGENPQGSMTAIYTVLAEGDDQQDPVVDTARAILDGHIVLSRQLAERGHFPAIDIAQSVSRCMSQISSGEHNAVSRQIKALLSRYREVRDLIPLGAYVPGIDAETDRAVRLFPRIEAYLQQAVNEAAPLADSLADLKALLQ
- the fliH gene encoding flagellar assembly protein FliH, whose product is MKSVRPHRFPSLQRLQAQSSHTEDAAPLSAEAYQQGWDSGHNDGHAEGLISGDAAGFAEGHAAGLAQGEAEARLAALARFDEKAALMEQLLQQVQRASDDYQLALRQEVVDLVAKVAKQVIRCELTLQPVQLLALVDETLAATSQTNTSVAVHLNAEECQRVIELAPERAARWQLVADPDLAPGECRIRSAEMEADAGCMQRLDLCMDQLKEQLVQVAE